The following coding sequences are from one Alosa alosa isolate M-15738 ecotype Scorff River chromosome 13, AALO_Geno_1.1, whole genome shotgun sequence window:
- the efhb gene encoding EF-hand domain-containing family member B produces MTLVKDRLPSIPTAGKRIPFGDRVKTCLELAPRAITPPVVKKFLNTTRPEAGVIRVFYGKANDPDIANNQMHGVITRTSITSGSLINPAPKTRFQQKLQQLDEALYATHQRAPLGRSHDQRSGLPKWFDLNQTTFGVKNIHCINNAQKIINPPKTSEQVERDFQEGHQYYVRSHNAYFVGERVDRAYDWRHCGKDIRFGVPTPHHNDGRNVSKSLHWPCDNQKHNSALIVSQQCDDFRERTQPQIGKVHDPIADSLKLPADHTFGILLRPDKFDARDLIHAIPPSNYLRGKDRQQTLVSVARQHLKKANYRNFNSLLQAFRHYDKKGQGKIDKEDLQAVCRQFNLDLSGPVLDSLMECCDKDKDGYISFLEFANFLNWKDKMPINRLEQKILTRERKVSTAPASMQREGGLVSDAASLLRPDDLEPVELGSWLKTPKTLPHARSTPKEFATSSSQIGAVVGRASTANVPTHGVPTVRLDLPAPRVRRVSDRTNYGDQASAYDLLYPPLHSLWGVHEEAFFSARPKDEISAIFQNAGVNVSEEAFEEAWRMASTRHPDGEVCVEGFRNALREIQAH; encoded by the exons ATGACTTTGGTAAAGGACAGATTACCAAGCATTCCAACG GCAGGGAAAAGAATACCCTTTGGTGACCGGGTGAAGACATGTTTGGAGTTAGCGCCACGG GCTATCACACCACCTGTGGTGAAGAAGTTTCTCAATACCACTCGCCCTGAGGCAGGAGTCATCCGTGTGTTCTATGGGAAAGCCAATGACCCTGATATTGCCAACAATCAAATGCATGGAGTGATAACCAGAACATCTATTACT AGTGGATCACTGATAAATCCTGCACCAAAGACCCGGTTTCAGCAGAagctgcagcaacttgatgAAGCCCTGTATGCCACCCACCAGAGAGCTCCTCTTGGCAGGTCTCATGACCAAAGGTCTGGGCTGCCTAAGTGGTTTGACCTTAACCAAACTACATTTGGTGTGAAGAACATTCACT GCATCAACAACGCACAAAAAATCATCAACCCTCCTAAAACCTCTGAGCAAGTGGAGAGAGATTTCCAGGAAGGCCATCAGTATTATGTGCGGTCTCATAATGCTTACTTTGTAG GTGAGCGCGTGGACAGGGCATACGATTGGAGACACTGTGGGAAAGACATCAGGTTCGGAGTGCCCACCCCCCACCATAATGATGGACGCAATGTCTCCAAGTCCCTCCACTGGCCATGTGATAACCAAAA ACATAACAGTGCACTGATTGTCTCACAGCAGTGTGATGACTTCAGAGAAAGGACTCAGCCCCAAATAGGCAAAGTGCATGATCC AATTGCAGATAGTCTGAAGCTTCCGGCAGATCACACATTTGGAATCTTGTTGAGACCTGACAAGTTTG ATGCTAGGGACCTAATTCACGCCATTCCACCATCCAACTACCTCCGAGGGAAGGACCGACAGCAGACTCTAGTCAGCGTTGCTCGCCAGCACCTGAAGAAGGCCAATTATCGCAACTTCAACTCTCTGCTGCAGGCCTTCAGACACTATGACAAG AAGGGGCAGGGAAAGATCGACAAAGAGGATCTCCAGGCAGTGTGCCGTCAGTTTAATCTGGACCTTAGTGGGCCGGTGTTGGATAGCCTCATGGAGTGCTGTGACAAGGACAAAGACGGGTACATCAGCTTCCTAGAGTTCGCCAACTTCCTCAACTGGAAAGACAAAATGCCCATCAACAGATTGGAGCAGAAGATTCTCACTAGAG AGCGCAAGGTCAGCACGGCGCCAGCCAgcatgcagagagagggaggcctgGTGTCGGACGCAGCGTCCCTGCTCAGACCCGACGACCTGGAGCCGGTGGAGCTGGGAAGCTGGCTGAAGACCCCCAAGACTCTGCCTCACGCCAGAAGCACTCCAAAGGAGTTTGCCACCTCATCATCGCAGATTGGAGCTGTTGTGGGTAGAGCCTCCACTGCCA ATGTGCCGACCCACGGAGTCCCAACCGTACGCCTGGATTTGCCCGCACCACGCGTCCGGCGCGTCAGTGACCGCACCAACTATGGAGATCAGGCCTCAGCCTACGACCTGCTCTACCCACCTCTCCACTCCCTGTGGGGCGTGCATGAGGAGGCCTTCTTCTCTGCACGGCCCAAAGATGAG ATTTCGGCAATATTCCAGAATGCTGGAGTTAACGTATCTGAGGAGGCATTTGAGGAGGCATGGAGGATGGCGTCCACGAGGCATCCTGATGGGGAAGTGTGTGTCGAGGGTTTCCGGAATGCACTGAGAGAAATTCAGGCTCATTGA
- the rab5ab gene encoding RAB5A, member RAS oncogene family, b: MASRGGATRPNGPNASNKICQFKLVLLGESAVGKSSLVLRFVKGQFHEFQESTIGAAFLTQTVCLDDTTVKFEIWDTAGQERYHSLAPMYYRGAQAAIVVYDITNEESFARAKNWVKELQRQASPNIVIALAGNKADLANKRALDFQLAQSYADDNSLLFMETSAKTSMNVNEIFMAIAKKLPKNEPQPTGASASRNRGVDLTETAQPTKGPCCSN; the protein is encoded by the exons ATGGCAAGTCGGGGTGGTGCTACAAGACCCAACGGGCCGAATGCCAGCAATAAAATCTGCCAGTTCAAGCTGGTACTGCTCGGAGAGTCGGCTGTGGGAAAGTCCAGTTTGGTGCTCCGGTTCGTCAAAGGCCAGTTTCATGAATTTCAGGAGAGCACAATAGGAG CTGCCTTCCTCACTCAGACAGTGTGTTTGGATGACACAACAGTCAAATTTGAGATCTGGGACACAGCAGGACAGGAGCGCTATCACAGTCTGGCACCCATGTACTACAGGGGAGCGCAGGCTGCCATCGTGGTCTACGACATCACAAACGAG GAATCATTTGCACGAGCGAAAAACTGGGTGAAGGAACTTCAGAGACAAGCCAGTCCAAACATCGTAATAGCCTTGGCAGGTAACAAGGCCGACCTTGCCAACAAGAGAGCCCTGGACTTTCAG cTTGCACAGTCGTACGCGGATGACAACAGCCTGCTCTTCATGGAGACCTCTGCAAAGACATCCATGAATGTCAACGAAATCTTCATGGCTATTG CGAAGAAATTGCCCAAGAACGAGCCCCAGCCAACCGGCGCGAGTGCCAGCCGCAACCGGGGAGTGGACCTTACAGAGACAGCCCAGCCCACTAAAGGACCATGTTGCAGTAACTAA
- the si:dkey-82o10.4 gene encoding m-AAA protease-interacting protein 1, mitochondrial isoform X1: MVNNYGPKGLVMQRIAYFATCHELGGIMGCKPWACPWKRNPPANQTPFSSWAFLQPCSSRPLEGTEFSNCTLHNLRRQNTLFVCQRFRQYSSDSDNEPKKSRRPAISVVGIPDPISWIRNKIIMVFIELYFDINISSVEFDTGVKQAVVHVSTMVSNGKFEDLRGVLSDEAVERVKTKYNVLSDVQRRNIAICSDDIVFLLPEDVSVIFDNRGRKYCYVLMRLWHLSDADIPEDPESTRIFRVEDSGEDPSKKIVTAVYEFHQELTRGVEPDWTVTHIWHWKQLE, encoded by the exons gGCCGAAGGGACTCGTAATGCAGCGCATCGCTTACTTTGCAACGTGCCATGAACTTGGAGGGATAATGGGGTGCAAGCCGTGGGCCTGTCCTTGGAAGAGAAACCCTCCTGCTAACCAGACCCCATTCAGCTCCTGGGCGTTTCTACAACCATGTAGCTCCCGTCCGCTGGAAGGGACAGAGTTCTCTAATTGCACCTTGCATAATCTAAGGAGACAAAATACGCTATTTGTCTGTCAGAGATTCAGACAGTACAGCAGCGACAGTGACAATGAGCCCAAGAAGTCAAGACGACCAGCCATCTCTGTCGTGGGCATTCCAGATCCCATCTCATGGATACGAAATAAAATCATAATGGTCTTCATTGAACTCTATTTTGATATAAATATTTCTAGCGTGGAATTTGATACTGGAGTGAAGCAG GCTGTGGTACACGTCTCTACAATGGTCTCCAATGGCAAGTTTGAGGATTTGAGGGGTGTTCTGTCTGATGAG GCTGTTGAAAGAGTCAAGACGAAATACAACGTTTTATCAGATGTCCAGAGAAGAAACATAGCTATCTGTTCAGATGATATTGTGTTTTTACTTCCTGAAGACGTCTCTGTGATCTTTGATAATCGAG GGAGGAAATATTGTTACGTCTTGATGCGCTTGTGGCACCTGTCAGATGCAGATATCCCTGAGGACCCTGAGAGCACACGGATCTTCAGAGTAGAGGACAGCGGAGAGGACCCATCTAAGAAGATTGTGACCGCTGTGTATGA GTTTCACCAGGAGCTGACCAGGGGAGTCGAACCAGACTGGACGGTGACACACATCTGGCACTGGAAACAGCTGGAGTGA
- the si:dkey-82o10.4 gene encoding m-AAA protease-interacting protein 1, mitochondrial isoform X2: MQRIAYFATCHELGGIMGCKPWACPWKRNPPANQTPFSSWAFLQPCSSRPLEGTEFSNCTLHNLRRQNTLFVCQRFRQYSSDSDNEPKKSRRPAISVVGIPDPISWIRNKIIMVFIELYFDINISSVEFDTGVKQAVVHVSTMVSNGKFEDLRGVLSDEAVERVKTKYNVLSDVQRRNIAICSDDIVFLLPEDVSVIFDNRGRKYCYVLMRLWHLSDADIPEDPESTRIFRVEDSGEDPSKKIVTAVYEFHQELTRGVEPDWTVTHIWHWKQLE; the protein is encoded by the exons ATGCAGCGCATCGCTTACTTTGCAACGTGCCATGAACTTGGAGGGATAATGGGGTGCAAGCCGTGGGCCTGTCCTTGGAAGAGAAACCCTCCTGCTAACCAGACCCCATTCAGCTCCTGGGCGTTTCTACAACCATGTAGCTCCCGTCCGCTGGAAGGGACAGAGTTCTCTAATTGCACCTTGCATAATCTAAGGAGACAAAATACGCTATTTGTCTGTCAGAGATTCAGACAGTACAGCAGCGACAGTGACAATGAGCCCAAGAAGTCAAGACGACCAGCCATCTCTGTCGTGGGCATTCCAGATCCCATCTCATGGATACGAAATAAAATCATAATGGTCTTCATTGAACTCTATTTTGATATAAATATTTCTAGCGTGGAATTTGATACTGGAGTGAAGCAG GCTGTGGTACACGTCTCTACAATGGTCTCCAATGGCAAGTTTGAGGATTTGAGGGGTGTTCTGTCTGATGAG GCTGTTGAAAGAGTCAAGACGAAATACAACGTTTTATCAGATGTCCAGAGAAGAAACATAGCTATCTGTTCAGATGATATTGTGTTTTTACTTCCTGAAGACGTCTCTGTGATCTTTGATAATCGAG GGAGGAAATATTGTTACGTCTTGATGCGCTTGTGGCACCTGTCAGATGCAGATATCCCTGAGGACCCTGAGAGCACACGGATCTTCAGAGTAGAGGACAGCGGAGAGGACCCATCTAAGAAGATTGTGACCGCTGTGTATGA GTTTCACCAGGAGCTGACCAGGGGAGTCGAACCAGACTGGACGGTGACACACATCTGGCACTGGAAACAGCTGGAGTGA
- the LOC125306520 gene encoding protein phosphatase 2C-like domain-containing protein 1 codes for MDRKPAVEKCCSVLLEDPKETCDSSQDSFSVSDGLSSCEEFGHVTGKTPAPTGLSPGSKYNVVTYPGKSPLVRAVAVGADRNAPWRKDMEDTNVIIDSYGGKEGTSFFGVFDGFHGRSSTEWVARELSVLLLEQLVKLDPSFSLDSEQRDFLSQMKPLFERTASTSTEAGTTSKDQQMTQAFTTAFAHMDRLLGLGRNESSKIRWSGCTSVVCIVDQETAPEEDHNTLHGRMLIANCGNIHAVVYKTGKSFCLTKDHSLANPRERKRILKEGGTISSNKQHGLVEGLLRATRGLGNYGNRRLRKVVPPTPYFMSLSLDASVGLLVLGSSGLWDGLQPEEVAPIVRWCSHDCLKHHRHANAAKGHHEGLDRSKLRETTEDPDNQERCNERPPCGVTLGDQQGAAPMSQPKNPSDEEEAGRDAGVEVDYEWLAASICRKLMKGAVAGGSRENISVIAILLRGLDVLGVQSDNGV; via the exons ATGGATAGAAAACCTGCAGTCGAGAAATG CTGCTCTGTTCTGCTAGAGGACCCAAAGGAGACCTGTGACTCCAGCCAGGATTCCTTCAGCGTTTCAGATGGCCTGAGCAGCTGTGAAGAGTTTGGTCATGTCACAGGCAAGACCCCAGCCCCCACTGGGCTGTCTCCAGGGTCAAAGTACAATGTGGTCACCTACCCAGGGAAAAGCCCTCTGGTCAGGGCTGTGGCCGTAGGGGCGGACAGGAACGCGCCCTGGAGGAAAGACATGGAGGACACCAATGTGATCATTGACAGCTATGGGGGCAAAGAAGGGACAAGTTTCTTCGGGGTGTTTGACGGTTTCCATGGACGGAGTTCGACCGAGTGGGTGGCGAGAGAGCTCTCAGTCCTGCTGCTGGAACAGCTGGTCAAACTCGACCCCTCGTTCTCCTTGGATAGCGAACAGAGGGACTTCCTTTCCCAGATGAAACCCCTGTTTGAAAGAACAGCCTCAACCTCCACAGAGGCAGGGACCACGTCCAAAGACCAGCAGATGACCCAGGCGTTCACCACCGCGTTTGCACACATGGACAGGCTGCTCGGGCTGGGCCGCAACGAGAGCTCCAAGATCCGCTGGAGCGGCTGCACCTCCGTTGTCTGTATAGTGGATCAGGAGACAGCCCCCGAGGAGGACCACAACACCCTGCATGGAAGGATGCTTATCGCTAACTGTG GAAACATCCATGCTGTTGTGTACAAAACTGGCAAGAGCTTCTGCTTGACCAAGGATCACAGCCTGGCAAACCCCAGGGAGCGCAAGCGCATCCTGAAGGAAGGCGGCACCATCAGCTCCAACAAGCAGCACGGCCTGGTGGAGGGCCTGCTCCGCGCCACACGTGGCCTGGGCAACTACGGCAATCGCAGGCTCAGGAAGGTGGTGCCCCCAACGCCCTACTTCATGTCCCTGAGCCTGGACGCGTCCGTTGGCCTGCTGGTGCTGGGCTCTAGTGGGCTCTGGGACGGATTGCAGCCAGAGGAGGTCGCCCCCATCGTGCGGTGGTGCTCCCACGACTGTCTGAAGCATCACAGGCATGCCAACGCTGCCAAGGGGCACCACGAAGGCCTGGACAGGTCCAAGCTCCGAGAGACCACTGAGGACCCTGACAACCAAGAGAGGTGCAACGAGAGGCCACCATGTGGAGTTACACTGGGGGACCAACAGGGGGCAGCACCCATGAGCCAGCCCAAGAACCCCTCTGATGAGGAGGAAGCAGGCAGGGATGCTGGGGTGGAAGTGGACTACGAGTGGCTTGCAGCAAGCATATGCAGAAAGCTGATGAAGGGAGCGGTGGCCGGAGGGTCCAGGGAGAACATCTCAGTCATAGCCATCCTCCTCCGAGGGCTGGACGTGCTGGGTGTCCAATCAGACAATGGGGTCTGA